One segment of Anatilimnocola aggregata DNA contains the following:
- a CDS encoding WD40 repeat domain-containing protein, with protein sequence MIETPELLKKYQPKQFKVIDADPQVSSARFSPCGKVLVAGGYDAKIRRWNFQTEEFTELAALEGHHGWIEAFAFTPGGEQLFAGDSWGKLVCWGDIHGEKPAATWQHEQAHDGWIRDLSINGDGQLLASIATDHKLKIWSIADGKLQHELSIVEDPRVVKFHPDGSLLVGDAKGIVQWLKLDGTLIKKFDAGILFVLSRLQDCGGVQCLTFDREAKMLAVGGTLPKNGGTVVGVPTLLLFDMATGEQKQKFDLGDGQDVFVADLRYHDEGFLSLVTYGTPGKGQLLYVRPDEKTPFFTEKKLANPHSLSWHPDGKRFAVAATNTGSNGNGRRLGKDGEYLGNKSPIHLFAIPA encoded by the coding sequence ATGATCGAAACTCCCGAACTACTGAAGAAATACCAGCCCAAGCAATTCAAAGTCATCGATGCCGATCCCCAGGTCTCGAGCGCGCGGTTCAGCCCGTGTGGCAAAGTGCTAGTGGCCGGCGGATACGACGCCAAGATTCGCCGCTGGAATTTTCAAACCGAAGAGTTCACCGAACTCGCGGCGCTCGAAGGTCATCACGGTTGGATCGAAGCTTTTGCTTTCACTCCCGGCGGTGAACAACTCTTTGCTGGCGACTCGTGGGGCAAGCTCGTTTGCTGGGGAGACATTCACGGCGAGAAGCCCGCTGCCACGTGGCAACACGAACAGGCCCATGATGGTTGGATTCGCGACCTGTCCATCAACGGCGACGGCCAGTTGCTCGCCAGCATCGCCACCGATCACAAACTGAAGATCTGGTCGATCGCCGATGGCAAATTGCAACACGAGTTGTCCATTGTCGAAGATCCTCGCGTGGTCAAGTTTCATCCCGATGGCAGCTTGCTCGTTGGCGATGCCAAGGGAATCGTCCAGTGGCTGAAGCTCGACGGCACGCTGATTAAGAAGTTCGACGCGGGCATCTTGTTCGTATTGTCTCGCCTGCAAGATTGCGGCGGCGTGCAGTGCCTGACCTTCGATCGCGAAGCAAAAATGCTGGCTGTCGGCGGTACGCTGCCGAAGAACGGCGGGACGGTCGTTGGTGTGCCGACGCTGCTGCTGTTCGACATGGCTACCGGCGAGCAGAAGCAGAAGTTCGACCTGGGCGATGGTCAGGACGTGTTTGTGGCCGATTTGCGCTATCATGACGAAGGCTTTTTGTCGCTCGTCACCTACGGCACGCCTGGCAAGGGGCAGTTGCTCTATGTGCGGCCCGATGAGAAGACCCCGTTCTTCACCGAGAAAAAGCTGGCGAACCCGCACAGCCTGAGTTGGCACCCCGATGGCAAACGCTTTGCCGTCGCCGCGACCAATACTGGCAGCAACGGCAACGGCCGCCGCCTCGGCAAAGATGGCGAGTACCTGGGGAACAAATCTCCCATTCACCTGTTTGCGATTCCCGCTTAA
- the xylB gene encoding xylulokinase, which translates to MSHFLGIDVGTSGTKTLVVSEDGKILAEASQGYPLSMPKPLWSEQDPEDWWQATIATVRAAVKKAKLKPADIKAIGLSGQMHGSVFLDKNHKVVRPALLWNDQRTAAECAEIEERAGGRKKLIQMVANPALTGFTAPKILWLRNHEPKNFAKTVKVLLPKDDIRRRLTGEYATEVSDASGMLLLDVAKRNWSTKLLEKLELDASLLGKVYESEEVTGKLTAAAAKELGLTTDCVVVGGAGDCAANAVGTGVVESGILSNSLGTSGVMFVHSEQIQVDPAGRLHTFCHAVRGKWHMMGVTLSAAGSLQWFIEQVCQDIAAKGKVDPYKILTDEAAATPQGSQGLFFLPYLSGERTPHADPNARGCFIGLTLSHGRGHLARSIMEGVAYSLRDSLAILAEMNVPVKQIRASGGGAKSPFWRQIQADVFGQEVVTINAEQGPAYGVALLAAVGAGAYKNIQEACAANIRVVNRTPVDKKAIPIYDRGFPVYQRLYQSLKADFQAIAKL; encoded by the coding sequence ATGAGTCACTTTCTCGGCATTGATGTCGGCACCTCAGGCACCAAGACGCTGGTGGTGAGCGAAGATGGCAAGATCCTGGCCGAAGCATCGCAGGGATATCCACTCTCGATGCCCAAGCCCCTCTGGAGCGAACAAGATCCGGAAGATTGGTGGCAGGCGACCATCGCCACTGTCCGCGCCGCGGTGAAGAAAGCCAAGCTCAAGCCGGCCGATATCAAGGCCATTGGGCTCTCGGGGCAAATGCACGGCAGCGTGTTTCTCGACAAGAATCACAAGGTCGTGCGCCCCGCGCTGCTGTGGAACGATCAGCGGACCGCGGCCGAGTGCGCAGAAATCGAAGAGCGCGCTGGCGGGCGGAAGAAGTTAATTCAAATGGTTGCGAATCCGGCCCTCACGGGCTTCACCGCGCCGAAGATTCTCTGGCTCCGCAATCACGAGCCCAAAAATTTCGCCAAGACGGTGAAAGTGCTGCTGCCCAAGGACGACATTCGTCGCCGCCTGACGGGCGAATATGCGACCGAAGTCAGCGACGCCAGCGGCATGCTGCTGCTCGATGTTGCCAAACGCAACTGGAGCACCAAGCTGCTTGAGAAGCTGGAACTCGATGCTTCGCTGCTCGGCAAGGTCTATGAGTCCGAAGAAGTAACCGGCAAACTGACGGCTGCGGCGGCGAAGGAACTGGGCCTGACGACCGACTGCGTCGTCGTCGGCGGTGCCGGCGACTGCGCGGCGAATGCAGTCGGAACCGGTGTGGTCGAAAGTGGCATTCTCTCGAACTCGCTCGGCACCAGCGGCGTGATGTTCGTCCACAGCGAGCAGATTCAAGTCGATCCCGCTGGCCGGCTGCACACCTTTTGCCACGCAGTGCGCGGCAAGTGGCACATGATGGGGGTGACCCTTTCTGCCGCCGGTTCGCTGCAATGGTTCATCGAACAAGTTTGCCAAGACATTGCTGCCAAGGGCAAAGTCGATCCCTACAAAATCCTCACCGACGAAGCGGCTGCCACTCCGCAAGGAAGCCAGGGGTTGTTCTTCCTCCCCTACCTATCTGGCGAGCGCACCCCGCATGCGGACCCCAATGCGCGAGGCTGTTTCATTGGTCTCACGCTCTCGCATGGTCGCGGGCATCTGGCGCGCTCGATCATGGAAGGAGTTGCTTATTCGCTGCGCGATAGCCTGGCGATTCTCGCCGAGATGAACGTCCCCGTGAAGCAAATCCGCGCTTCCGGTGGCGGCGCCAAGAGCCCGTTCTGGCGGCAGATTCAGGCCGACGTCTTCGGCCAGGAAGTGGTCACCATCAATGCCGAACAAGGGCCCGCGTATGGCGTTGCCTTACTCGCCGCGGTCGGTGCCGGGGCTTACAAGAACATCCAGGAAGCTTGTGCTGCGAACATCCGCGTCGTCAATCGCACGCCCGTCGATAAGAAAGCCATTCCCATCTACGACCGCGGCTTCCCGGTCTATCAGCGGCTGTATCAGTCGTTGAAAGCCGATTTTCAAGCGATTGCGAAACTGTAA
- a CDS encoding serine hydrolase domain-containing protein, protein MTTNTVFDLASLTKPIATATSVMLLVEQGKVKLDEPVATYLPTFIETGDAEANAAKQKVTVRQLLLHTSGQIADNALRDYLQGVDEANQRLLALKLSKPPGETFVYSDVNFITLGLQIEKLSGQNVHEFSQAHIFRPLGMDETGFVPGKSLGYRTAPTEKRDGHWMRGTVHDPRSYALRGIAGHAGLFSTAEDLARYASAMLNRGEYQGVKIMQPETWQLMTTGNVVPGRRNDGEKYEGLRGLGWDMRTGFSTNGGTARSAAAFGHGGFTGTAIWIDPEQDWFLIFLSNRVHPDGKGSVNPLIGEIATLVAAARQAGK, encoded by the coding sequence ATGACGACCAACACGGTTTTCGATCTGGCTTCGCTGACCAAGCCGATTGCTACGGCGACGAGTGTAATGCTGCTGGTCGAACAAGGGAAAGTGAAACTCGACGAGCCAGTCGCCACCTATCTGCCGACATTTATAGAGACTGGCGATGCCGAAGCTAATGCAGCGAAGCAGAAGGTCACAGTGCGGCAACTGTTGCTTCATACCAGCGGGCAAATCGCCGATAACGCGCTGCGGGACTACTTGCAGGGCGTGGACGAAGCCAACCAGCGACTGCTGGCACTCAAACTGAGCAAACCGCCGGGCGAGACGTTCGTCTACAGCGACGTGAACTTCATCACGCTCGGGCTGCAGATCGAAAAACTGAGCGGGCAGAACGTACACGAGTTCTCACAGGCTCACATTTTTCGCCCTTTGGGGATGGACGAGACCGGCTTTGTGCCTGGCAAGTCACTGGGCTATCGCACTGCGCCGACCGAGAAACGTGACGGCCACTGGATGCGAGGTACCGTGCACGATCCACGGTCTTATGCGCTGCGAGGTATTGCCGGGCACGCGGGACTCTTCTCCACGGCCGAAGATCTGGCCCGGTATGCCTCGGCAATGCTCAACCGAGGCGAATATCAGGGCGTGAAGATCATGCAACCCGAGACCTGGCAGTTGATGACGACCGGCAACGTGGTTCCCGGTCGCCGCAACGATGGCGAGAAGTACGAAGGACTGCGCGGACTGGGTTGGGACATGCGGACCGGCTTCTCGACCAACGGCGGCACTGCCCGCTCGGCAGCTGCGTTTGGTCACGGCGGCTTCACCGGCACCGCGATCTGGATCGACCCCGAGCAGGATTGGTTCCTCATCTTCCTGAGCAACCGCGTCCATCCCGATGGCAAAGGAAGCGTGAATCCGCTCATCGGCGAAATTGCCACGCTGGTGGCCGCAGCGAGGCAGGCGGGTAAATAG
- a CDS encoding DUF1549 domain-containing protein, whose amino-acid sequence MVWKVSCFVLLFGCSFVCQAWHSAHAEDAPLHARIDQLIEGAAGGELAPQTRDGEFLRRVYLDLAGRIPTRDEAAAFFADQDKDKRSKVIDQLLASDDHVRRLQQVLHVMLMERLGDHEEWKKFLAESVKVNKHWDQLVRELLNPNADDEQTRGSALFFSKRLETNGQVPVDVPALVRDVGRLFMGIDVQCAQCHDHLFVDEYKQEHYHGLFAYISQVGLRTDVKFPAVAEKPLLKKVEFMSVFVQEPKSIGPQVPGLQEVSLPTFEKGEEYEVKPDLKAKTPGKPKFSALQALAEQLPTTSNPFFKQNIANRMWWLLMGRGQVHPLDLMHKDNPASHPAVLSLLADELAAKDFDLRWLLKELALTKTYQRSTVASFAADDIPLQSYRVALEKPLLSEQLLQSMLTATGMSATVKEAKQLADLQAKFDKAFALPAREPEVEHAPSVKAALFLLNDTTVIGWLKPQEDNLTARLEKLTDAGALADELYLSVLTRQPTADEKKIVADYLAKHADARTESIRTLAWSLLASNEFGINH is encoded by the coding sequence ATGGTTTGGAAGGTTAGTTGCTTTGTTCTCCTGTTCGGCTGCTCATTCGTTTGCCAAGCGTGGCATTCGGCTCATGCTGAAGACGCTCCGTTGCACGCGCGCATCGACCAGTTAATCGAGGGAGCTGCTGGGGGAGAGTTAGCTCCGCAGACCAGGGATGGCGAGTTCCTCCGCCGGGTCTATCTCGATTTGGCCGGCCGCATTCCCACGCGAGACGAGGCGGCTGCGTTTTTTGCCGACCAAGACAAGGACAAGCGCTCCAAAGTCATCGACCAGTTGCTGGCCAGCGACGACCACGTTCGCCGCCTGCAGCAAGTGTTGCACGTGATGCTCATGGAACGGCTGGGAGACCACGAAGAGTGGAAGAAGTTTCTCGCCGAATCGGTCAAGGTGAACAAACATTGGGACCAACTCGTTCGCGAACTGCTCAACCCGAATGCGGACGACGAACAGACTCGGGGCAGCGCCCTCTTCTTTTCGAAGCGGCTGGAAACTAACGGGCAGGTACCGGTCGATGTGCCCGCGCTGGTCCGCGATGTCGGCCGGCTGTTCATGGGCATCGATGTCCAGTGTGCTCAGTGTCATGACCATCTCTTCGTCGACGAATACAAGCAGGAGCACTATCACGGCTTGTTTGCATATATCAGCCAGGTGGGGCTGCGAACCGATGTGAAGTTTCCTGCAGTTGCCGAGAAGCCGCTGCTGAAGAAGGTCGAGTTCATGTCGGTGTTTGTGCAGGAGCCGAAGTCGATCGGCCCACAGGTGCCCGGCTTGCAGGAAGTGTCGCTCCCCACGTTCGAAAAGGGAGAAGAATACGAAGTTAAGCCCGATCTTAAAGCCAAGACGCCGGGCAAGCCGAAGTTCAGCGCGCTGCAAGCCCTGGCCGAGCAGTTGCCGACAACCAGCAATCCGTTCTTCAAACAGAACATTGCCAACCGCATGTGGTGGTTGCTCATGGGGCGCGGGCAAGTTCATCCGCTCGATCTGATGCACAAGGACAACCCTGCGTCGCATCCGGCCGTTCTGTCGTTGCTGGCCGATGAACTGGCCGCCAAGGATTTTGACCTGCGCTGGCTGCTCAAAGAACTGGCCCTCACGAAGACGTATCAACGGAGCACCGTCGCCTCGTTCGCCGCCGACGATATTCCACTCCAGTCGTATCGCGTGGCGCTCGAGAAGCCGCTCCTCTCGGAACAACTGCTGCAAAGCATGCTCACCGCGACTGGTATGTCGGCCACGGTGAAAGAAGCCAAGCAACTGGCCGATTTGCAGGCCAAGTTCGACAAGGCCTTCGCCCTGCCGGCTCGCGAGCCGGAAGTAGAGCATGCTCCTTCGGTGAAGGCCGCCCTCTTCCTGCTGAACGACACTACGGTCATCGGTTGGCTCAAGCCGCAGGAGGATAACCTGACAGCCCGCCTGGAAAAACTAACCGATGCTGGCGCGCTCGCCGACGAACTCTACCTGAGCGTGCTGACTCGCCAGCCGACCGCTGACGAGAAGAAGATTGTTGCCGACTACCTGGCCAAGCATGCCGATGCTCGCACCGAGTCGATTCGCACGCTCGCCTGGAGTTTGCTGGCCTCGAACGAGTTTGGAATTAATCACTAG
- a CDS encoding DUF1501 domain-containing protein, with protein sequence MLNNRLCKPWEHTLSRRQLLGAAAGTVGALGVSDLLQPAIAEEVKKKNKQVLFIWIDGGMSQLESWDPKPNTLFGGPFRAIPTSVPGIHISELMPKTAKQMHHLAVIRSVCTKDNSHSAGVARIQRGDPKNRGVTYPFFGSAVAKLLGSGDSGLPPYVWIKPGSSGFIHTDAGFLGPKYGCIAFGDGKPPENLPLHSEITPELDAERDELRKLANAKYAAGRRKQVGDAQGYVYDVARTLMRRQDLFDTSKFDPKDVERYGTHEFGRHMLQGRKMLEAGVTFVKVNSYGWDTHGDNFNGHLSLMPRYDQAFAAMIEDLSERGMLDNTLVITMSEFGRTPRINGHIGRDHWPEAWSVAMTGCGINRGLVVGKTNNQGTWVDGDEHDIGHLFHTWFNALGIDPKKIEYNNVGQPLPIAHDDMQPVKELLS encoded by the coding sequence ATGCTGAACAACCGTCTTTGCAAACCATGGGAGCACACCCTATCGCGGCGGCAATTGCTCGGCGCGGCTGCTGGTACCGTCGGCGCACTCGGAGTCAGCGATTTGTTGCAGCCGGCGATTGCCGAAGAAGTGAAAAAGAAGAACAAGCAAGTGCTGTTCATCTGGATCGACGGCGGCATGAGCCAGCTGGAAAGTTGGGACCCCAAGCCGAACACGCTGTTCGGTGGTCCCTTTCGCGCCATTCCGACTTCGGTCCCCGGCATTCACATCAGCGAACTGATGCCGAAGACCGCGAAGCAGATGCATCACCTGGCCGTGATTCGCAGCGTTTGCACCAAAGACAATTCTCACTCGGCGGGTGTGGCTCGCATTCAGCGCGGCGATCCTAAGAACCGGGGCGTCACGTATCCGTTCTTCGGTTCTGCCGTGGCCAAGCTGCTTGGTTCCGGCGATAGCGGGCTGCCTCCTTACGTGTGGATCAAGCCAGGCAGTAGCGGGTTCATCCATACCGATGCTGGTTTTCTCGGCCCTAAGTATGGCTGCATCGCCTTCGGCGACGGCAAGCCGCCGGAGAACTTGCCCCTGCATAGCGAGATCACTCCTGAACTCGATGCCGAACGGGACGAACTGCGCAAGCTGGCCAACGCCAAATATGCCGCTGGTCGCCGCAAGCAAGTCGGCGATGCTCAGGGTTATGTCTACGACGTGGCTCGCACGCTGATGCGCAGGCAGGATCTGTTCGATACATCGAAGTTCGATCCGAAAGATGTCGAGCGGTATGGCACGCACGAGTTCGGCCGGCACATGCTGCAAGGCCGCAAGATGCTCGAAGCGGGCGTGACGTTCGTCAAAGTGAACAGCTATGGCTGGGATACGCACGGCGACAACTTCAATGGTCACCTGAGCTTGATGCCGCGCTACGATCAGGCGTTTGCGGCGATGATCGAAGACCTGTCCGAGCGCGGCATGCTCGATAACACGCTCGTCATTACCATGAGCGAGTTTGGTCGCACCCCGCGCATCAACGGCCACATCGGCCGCGATCACTGGCCCGAAGCCTGGTCGGTTGCCATGACGGGCTGCGGTATCAACCGCGGGCTGGTGGTGGGCAAGACAAACAACCAAGGAACCTGGGTCGATGGTGACGAACACGACATTGGTCATTTGTTCCACACCTGGTTCAATGCCCTGGGTATTGACCCGAAGAAGATCGAATACAACAACGTCGGGCAGCCCCTGCCGATCGCCCACGACGATATGCAACCTGTGAAGGAGCTCCTTTCGTAG
- a CDS encoding glycosyltransferase family 4 protein: MSGTLQNPVGQRLSRQTGDSLPAAPRIAIVARRFWPIAGEAELDLVRLAEELSQLGAAPTIITPRWEKQWSERSRVRGVPVVRLPWPATPGWGMLRYLYSLSRYLRQQRQEFDAVLVAGLRAEAFCALASLPENEIPVVLRASEAGTYGEVAWQQQARFGSRIANSCRQAGAIIANSSFVAAELRAANYPAERIHVLPSTTDQELPTRTPATKAAARVALAAANHDLHIVGEAPVAVCIASLQPERGLEAMIRAWLPIQHRWPHARLWIVGDGPARETMFRLVCDLDVRYRVVLPGTFDDWTDLLQAADVLIAPAPRPSQTTVLRAALASGLAVVATDQTEHRQWIEPEQNGLLYAASEKNSLTLCLTRLFENAALRERLGQVAKQSALSTAATISSEKESRWLLNLVAAHRDHS; encoded by the coding sequence ATGTCTGGTACGCTCCAAAATCCTGTTGGTCAGCGGTTGTCACGCCAGACGGGCGATTCGTTGCCGGCAGCGCCGCGAATCGCCATCGTCGCGCGCCGCTTCTGGCCCATCGCGGGCGAAGCCGAACTCGATCTCGTGCGACTCGCGGAAGAGTTGTCGCAACTTGGCGCGGCCCCGACCATCATTACGCCCCGCTGGGAGAAACAATGGTCGGAGCGGAGTCGCGTGCGCGGCGTGCCGGTCGTGCGCTTGCCCTGGCCAGCTACGCCAGGCTGGGGAATGTTGCGCTACTTGTATAGTTTGTCGCGTTACTTGCGCCAGCAGCGGCAGGAGTTTGATGCCGTCCTCGTCGCTGGGTTGCGGGCCGAAGCGTTTTGCGCGTTGGCCAGTTTGCCGGAGAATGAGATTCCCGTCGTCCTGCGCGCGAGTGAAGCGGGCACCTATGGCGAAGTTGCCTGGCAACAGCAAGCGCGGTTTGGCAGTCGAATTGCGAACAGCTGTCGGCAGGCGGGCGCGATCATTGCCAACTCTTCGTTCGTCGCCGCTGAATTGCGCGCCGCGAATTATCCGGCTGAACGGATTCATGTTTTGCCATCGACGACCGATCAGGAATTGCCAACTCGCACTCCTGCCACCAAAGCTGCGGCTCGGGTGGCGCTCGCAGCAGCGAATCACGACCTGCATATCGTCGGCGAAGCACCAGTCGCGGTGTGCATTGCTTCGCTGCAACCCGAGCGCGGGTTGGAGGCAATGATTCGCGCCTGGCTGCCCATTCAACATCGCTGGCCGCATGCCCGGCTGTGGATCGTCGGCGATGGCCCCGCGCGCGAAACAATGTTTCGCTTGGTTTGCGATTTAGATGTGCGCTATCGCGTGGTCTTGCCCGGTACCTTCGACGATTGGACCGATTTGCTGCAAGCGGCGGACGTGCTGATTGCTCCCGCTCCTCGGCCCAGTCAAACGACTGTCCTGCGCGCGGCGCTGGCCAGTGGGCTGGCAGTGGTGGCGACCGATCAGACCGAGCATCGGCAGTGGATCGAGCCCGAACAGAATGGGCTGCTGTATGCGGCGAGTGAGAAGAACTCGCTCACGCTGTGCCTGACACGTTTATTTGAGAATGCCGCGCTGCGCGAGCGGCTAGGTCAGGTGGCAAAGCAATCGGCACTTTCGACGGCGGCAACGATCTCGAGTGAAAAAGAATCGCGGTGGCTGCTCAATCTGGTCGCAGCTCACCGCGATCACTCGTGA